Proteins encoded within one genomic window of Thermodesulfobacteriota bacterium:
- a CDS encoding universal stress protein, giving the protein MSNKNIGKLLDLFDLGNDFSDEQLKSAYKDLVQVWHPDKYENNDRLKERAETKIKEINEAYGTLRALLEARNDTAVNGGRMAGGRPSLLGSVFHPTDFSPESDAAFAHALKIALVANARLNLFHVSPDKDRNVLPEFPKIRDTLIKWNTISAENPEEDIQKMGFSYSKVIGVHSDPVSSILNYLKSYPSDITVIATHGRSGVERLLRKSVAERVSRESGGMTLFLKKANEGFVSVADGSINLKNILVPVDVEPDPHLAVNAAMKFASLLGNGSCVFTLLYVGDPARLPEIKHPDKDSWEWNHLTLQGNAVETILKVASDIPADLIVMGTQGHLGFLDALRGNTTEQVLRTSTCPILAVPERRRWAR; this is encoded by the coding sequence ATGAGCAACAAAAATATCGGGAAGCTACTTGATCTCTTCGATCTCGGTAACGATTTCTCGGACGAACAGCTAAAAAGCGCCTATAAGGATCTCGTGCAGGTCTGGCATCCGGACAAGTACGAGAATAACGACAGGCTCAAAGAGCGCGCCGAGACCAAGATAAAAGAGATAAACGAGGCCTACGGCACGCTGAGGGCGCTCCTCGAGGCGAGGAACGACACGGCTGTGAACGGCGGCCGCATGGCCGGGGGAAGGCCGAGCCTGCTCGGAAGCGTGTTTCACCCGACGGATTTTTCACCCGAGAGCGACGCCGCCTTCGCGCACGCTCTCAAGATCGCCCTAGTGGCGAACGCCAGGCTGAACCTGTTCCACGTGTCCCCCGACAAGGACCGGAACGTCCTCCCCGAATTCCCGAAGATAAGGGACACCCTCATTAAATGGAATACGATTTCCGCCGAGAACCCGGAGGAAGACATACAGAAAATGGGGTTTTCCTACAGCAAGGTCATAGGGGTACACAGCGACCCCGTGAGCTCCATTCTTAATTACCTGAAGTCTTATCCCTCGGATATCACCGTGATCGCCACACACGGCAGGAGCGGCGTCGAAAGGCTCTTACGCAAATCCGTCGCCGAGAGGGTATCGAGGGAATCGGGCGGAATGACGCTGTTCCTTAAAAAGGCCAACGAGGGATTCGTTTCTGTGGCCGACGGGAGCATCAATCTCAAAAACATACTCGTGCCGGTAGACGTAGAGCCCGACCCGCACCTCGCGGTCAACGCCGCCATGAAGTTCGCTAGCCTTCTCGGTAACGGCTCGTGTGTCTTCACGCTGCTTTACGTCGGCGACCCTGCGCGTCTTCCGGAGATTAAACATCCCGACAAGGATTCGTGGGAATGGAATCACCTCACTCTTCAGGGTAACGCGGTCGAGACCATACTCAAAGTCGCCTCGGATATCCCCGCCGATCTCATAGTCATGGGCACGCAGGGGCACCTGGGCTTCCTCGACGCGCTGAGGGGGAATACGACGGAGCAGGTTCTGAGGACGAGCACCTGCCCGATACTCGCCGTCCCCGAAAGGAGAAGGTGGGCGAGATAG
- a CDS encoding FAD-dependent oxidoreductase — MVKKQILIIGGGFAGVKCAETLRKKLKRHEADVVLFNSENYMVFQPLLAEVVGASISPEPVAVSLRQMLPGVYCRTEDITKIHLDRSSVEFVDDLGHMGFMHYDHIVIACGSDVNLSMIPGMADHSFPLKTVGDAVALRYHVLRQMENAEICDNVDLRKWYLSFVIVGGGFSGVEVAGEINDLVRSTYKYYRNIPKEEIKVTLIHSRDQILPEVSSKLRDFARMEMEKAGIKVMLNRRVSCVTPEGVGMTDGAWVNGATIVCTVGNAPSPMVQMLDVPKEKGRLVTEPDMRVSGMGNVWAIGDCALIVNDYDKGMSPTTGQFAEREGRQAAENIIRVIKGEETKPFKFKPLGQLCAIGGHNAVAEFLGMHISGFMAWFLWRSVYLFKLPSISHRLKVGFDWAWEIFYSRDLAHPKGDKTDRVSRAHFQPGDYIFREGDPATDFYIIESGEVEVLRKSPETGREIVLAVLGPGNFFGEMALLDGRDHKAGIRAKTGVELTVMGKKVFQQISGTLKPFRDFLSEAVRKRGSDIWQRLPVAYEILEREPLGTFMRPVPAVLGPDDTFEKAVDVLGGDVDFCCIVDGDEKLSGIITHADVFRAVDDGVATTTPVSSFMNKAPVLASSGDTSIVVAEVMHDRDLKWVPVVKDTCDPRILGYVRRDVMIGFVIQKLRESGYIT; from the coding sequence ATGGTAAAAAAACAGATACTCATAATCGGCGGCGGATTCGCAGGTGTAAAGTGCGCCGAGACCCTCCGGAAAAAGCTCAAGCGTCACGAGGCGGACGTCGTTCTCTTCAACAGCGAGAATTACATGGTCTTCCAGCCGCTCCTGGCCGAGGTCGTGGGGGCGTCGATAAGCCCCGAGCCGGTTGCGGTTTCGCTTCGACAGATGCTCCCCGGGGTTTACTGCAGGACCGAGGACATCACGAAGATTCACCTCGACAGGAGCTCCGTCGAATTCGTCGACGACCTCGGGCACATGGGATTCATGCATTACGACCACATCGTGATAGCCTGCGGCTCGGACGTGAATCTCTCGATGATACCGGGCATGGCCGACCATTCCTTCCCGCTCAAGACAGTGGGCGACGCCGTCGCACTCAGGTACCACGTGCTCAGGCAGATGGAGAACGCCGAGATATGCGATAACGTCGATCTCAGGAAGTGGTACCTGTCGTTCGTGATAGTAGGCGGCGGGTTCAGCGGCGTCGAGGTTGCGGGGGAGATAAACGACCTCGTCCGCTCGACCTATAAATACTACAGGAACATCCCCAAGGAAGAGATAAAGGTAACGCTCATACATTCCCGCGACCAGATTCTCCCGGAGGTGAGCTCGAAGCTGAGGGACTTCGCCCGTATGGAGATGGAAAAAGCGGGGATTAAGGTGATGCTGAACCGCCGTGTTTCGTGCGTCACCCCCGAAGGCGTCGGCATGACGGACGGGGCTTGGGTGAACGGCGCGACCATCGTGTGCACCGTTGGGAACGCCCCTTCGCCGATGGTGCAGATGCTCGACGTGCCCAAGGAAAAGGGGCGCCTGGTAACGGAGCCCGACATGCGCGTTTCGGGCATGGGGAACGTCTGGGCGATAGGCGACTGCGCGCTTATCGTGAACGACTACGACAAGGGCATGAGCCCGACTACGGGGCAGTTCGCCGAGCGGGAGGGCAGGCAGGCGGCCGAGAATATAATCCGCGTGATAAAGGGCGAGGAGACGAAACCGTTTAAATTCAAGCCGTTAGGGCAGCTCTGCGCCATCGGCGGGCACAACGCCGTCGCCGAGTTCCTGGGTATGCACATCTCGGGATTCATGGCGTGGTTTCTCTGGCGCTCCGTATATCTCTTCAAGCTCCCGAGCATCTCGCACAGGCTGAAGGTCGGCTTCGACTGGGCGTGGGAGATCTTCTATTCGCGGGACCTCGCTCACCCGAAAGGCGACAAGACGGACAGGGTCTCGCGTGCGCACTTCCAGCCGGGCGATTACATATTCAGGGAAGGCGATCCGGCGACGGACTTTTACATAATCGAATCGGGGGAGGTCGAGGTGCTGAGGAAGTCCCCCGAGACGGGCCGGGAGATAGTGCTCGCCGTCCTCGGGCCGGGGAATTTCTTCGGGGAGATGGCGCTCCTCGACGGCAGGGACCACAAGGCCGGCATAAGGGCGAAGACGGGGGTCGAGCTTACCGTTATGGGCAAGAAGGTCTTCCAGCAGATATCCGGCACGCTGAAGCCATTCAGGGATTTTCTGAGCGAGGCCGTAAGGAAACGCGGAAGCGACATATGGCAGCGTCTTCCCGTGGCCTACGAGATCCTCGAAAGGGAGCCGTTGGGCACGTTCATGAGGCCGGTGCCGGCTGTTCTCGGCCCGGACGACACATTCGAAAAGGCCGTGGACGTCCTCGGGGGAGACGTGGATTTTTGCTGCATCGTGGACGGGGATGAGAAGCTGTCGGGAATCATCACGCATGCGGACGTATTCCGCGCGGTGGACGACGGCGTAGCGACCACGACCCCCGTCTCGAGCTTCATGAACAAGGCCCCCGTGCTCGCGAGCTCGGGGGATACGAGCATAGTCGTCGCCGAAGTCATGCACGACCGCGACTTGAAATGGGTTCCGGTGGTCAAGGATACGTGCGACCCCCGCATTCTCGGTTACGTCAGAAGGGACGTCATGATCGGCTTCGTGATACAGAAATTAAGGGAGTCGGGATACATAACCTGA
- a CDS encoding putative Na+/H+ antiporter yields MRQKRFFILAGFSLLAVTAFAAYAYASSSPSDALAFPPPLESYNDSGLGSVSAILIDRIKQEPFNLVVTLIFLFAILHTFMASKFMNVSHRLEHEHEEKIKRGEAPRDSTSIPANALHFLGEVEVVFGLWTVVLCGVITAKFGWPTFVGYITHNVNFTEPAFVVVIMTLAATRPILKLAEGAMWKVAKLFGGTMASLWLTILTIGPLLGSFITEPAAITISALVLSEKFYSLNPSSRLKYATLGLLFVNISVGGTLTHFAAPPVLMVSAPWNWGTDFMLMHFGWKAFTGIVIANGLYFLYFRKELARLQKEFALQSLMDQIENKYVPKYLVESEFEKIKDSVKTESGYVESISEKTSQLLAVVQKKMEADVLPKLKAEGISESLIHQAFEKRLEQVRLGKMRRLLPGLLPEDERPEYRDPDWDDREDPVPLWVTVVHLLFMGWTIVNSHNTPLFMLGLLFFLGFAQISAPYQNRINLQSPILVGFFLAGLVIHGGLQGWWIAPVLGSLGEVPLILTATVLTAFNDNAAITYLSTLVPDFTDGLKYAVVAGAVTGGGLTVIANAPNPAGQAILRKHFGVAVSPLGLFLAALLPTIIMLCCFLFLG; encoded by the coding sequence ATGCGACAGAAAAGATTCTTCATACTGGCAGGGTTCTCGCTCCTGGCCGTAACTGCCTTCGCCGCCTATGCCTACGCGTCTTCCTCTCCATCGGACGCCCTCGCCTTTCCGCCCCCTCTCGAAAGCTATAACGATTCCGGTCTGGGCAGTGTTTCGGCGATATTGATCGATCGTATAAAGCAGGAGCCCTTCAACCTCGTAGTAACCCTGATCTTTTTATTCGCCATCTTACATACGTTCATGGCGAGTAAATTCATGAACGTCTCCCACAGGCTGGAACACGAGCACGAGGAGAAAATCAAAAGAGGCGAAGCTCCGAGGGACTCGACGAGCATTCCGGCCAACGCACTCCACTTTCTCGGTGAAGTCGAGGTCGTGTTCGGGCTCTGGACGGTCGTCCTGTGCGGCGTGATAACGGCTAAATTCGGCTGGCCCACATTCGTCGGCTACATCACGCACAACGTGAATTTCACGGAGCCGGCGTTTGTGGTGGTCATAATGACGCTCGCGGCCACGAGGCCCATACTGAAGCTCGCCGAAGGCGCTATGTGGAAGGTCGCAAAGCTCTTCGGGGGCACCATGGCCTCGCTCTGGCTGACGATACTTACGATCGGCCCCCTCCTCGGCTCGTTCATAACGGAGCCCGCCGCCATAACCATTTCGGCGCTCGTCCTTTCAGAGAAATTTTATTCGCTCAATCCCAGCAGCAGGCTCAAGTACGCAACCCTCGGGCTGCTCTTCGTAAACATCTCCGTCGGCGGCACGCTGACCCACTTCGCCGCCCCGCCGGTCCTCATGGTGTCCGCGCCCTGGAACTGGGGGACCGACTTCATGCTCATGCACTTCGGCTGGAAGGCGTTCACCGGCATCGTCATCGCAAACGGCCTCTATTTCCTCTATTTCCGGAAAGAGCTCGCGCGGCTCCAGAAAGAATTCGCGCTCCAGAGCCTCATGGACCAGATCGAAAACAAATACGTCCCGAAGTACCTCGTAGAATCCGAGTTCGAAAAAATTAAAGACTCCGTCAAGACCGAATCGGGTTACGTAGAGTCCATAAGCGAAAAGACGAGCCAGCTCCTGGCCGTCGTACAGAAAAAAATGGAAGCGGACGTCCTGCCGAAGCTCAAGGCCGAGGGAATAAGCGAGAGTCTCATACACCAGGCGTTCGAGAAGCGCCTCGAGCAGGTAAGGCTCGGCAAAATGAGAAGGCTCCTTCCGGGGCTTCTGCCCGAAGACGAACGCCCGGAATACAGGGACCCCGACTGGGACGACCGCGAAGACCCGGTCCCGCTCTGGGTTACGGTAGTGCACCTCTTATTCATGGGATGGACCATCGTCAATTCCCACAACACGCCCCTTTTCATGCTCGGGCTCCTGTTCTTCCTCGGCTTCGCGCAGATAAGCGCTCCCTATCAAAACAGGATCAACCTCCAGTCCCCTATACTCGTGGGCTTCTTCCTGGCGGGTCTCGTGATCCACGGCGGCCTTCAGGGGTGGTGGATAGCCCCCGTGCTCGGGAGCCTCGGCGAGGTGCCGCTCATCCTGACGGCGACCGTGCTCACGGCCTTTAACGATAACGCGGCCATTACATATCTCAGCACACTGGTGCCGGATTTCACCGACGGGCTCAAGTACGCCGTCGTCGCCGGCGCGGTTACGGGGGGCGGCCTTACGGTTATCGCCAACGCGCCCAACCCCGCCGGTCAGGCGATACTGAGGAAGCACTTCGGCGTCGCCGTATCGCCCCTGGGGCTCTTCCTGGCTGCGCTCCTGCCGACCATTATCATGCTCTGCTGCTTCCTGTTCCTCGGTTAG
- a CDS encoding TetR/AcrR family transcriptional regulator produces MTRESGGVREKLITRAIELLSSRSYSAVGVQELCDSAGVTKGSFYHYFPSKRDLTLAAIDAIWDVYLHDFIEPALGPDLTAREKLDRLSSAFYDYYSREKESEGFMRGCKLGNLAVELSTQDEAIRLRLERIFLGWIGHFEAALRRSVAAGDLPPDTDAEASARSIIAYLEGLALLGKTFNDPGFMMRLSREAYRLIVPCESGTEAGDSGS; encoded by the coding sequence GTGACGAGAGAGTCTGGCGGCGTGAGGGAAAAACTCATCACGAGGGCGATCGAGCTCCTGAGCTCGCGCAGCTACTCGGCTGTCGGCGTGCAGGAGCTTTGCGACAGCGCCGGAGTGACGAAGGGCAGTTTCTACCACTACTTCCCATCCAAGCGGGACCTGACTCTTGCCGCGATAGACGCCATCTGGGATGTCTACCTTCACGATTTTATCGAGCCTGCCCTTGGCCCGGACCTCACAGCCCGTGAAAAGCTCGACCGCCTTTCATCGGCATTCTATGATTATTACTCACGCGAGAAGGAGTCCGAAGGATTCATGCGCGGCTGCAAGCTCGGGAACCTCGCGGTCGAGCTCAGCACCCAGGACGAGGCGATACGTCTCAGGCTCGAGCGGATTTTCCTCGGCTGGATAGGGCATTTCGAGGCGGCGCTCAGGCGCTCGGTCGCAGCCGGAGATCTGCCTCCGGATACGGACGCCGAGGCTTCCGCCCGTTCCATAATCGCATACCTCGAGGGCCTCGCTCTACTCGGAAAGACGTTCAACGACCCCGGATTCATGATGCGCCTCAGCAGGGAAGCGTACAGACTGATAGTGCCGTGCGAAAGCGGGACGGAAGCCGGGGATTCCGGCTCCTGA
- a CDS encoding glycine zipper domain-containing protein: protein MKKVFLLLAVVTLLAGCKTYSPVIDPRSVGNEDAYYRDQAECKAIAQQSSPGWKDTAKDTVIGGAVGTGTGALLGTIAGSTVSGLAYGAVIGGLAGGAKGVYDSEKGYEQIYRNCMRGRGYNVLN from the coding sequence TTGAAAAAAGTATTCTTGTTACTGGCAGTTGTTACGCTTCTTGCAGGATGTAAAACCTACAGCCCCGTCATCGACCCGAGAAGCGTGGGCAACGAGGACGCCTATTACCGCGACCAGGCCGAGTGTAAGGCGATAGCGCAGCAGAGCTCGCCCGGCTGGAAGGATACGGCCAAGGATACGGTAATCGGGGGCGCAGTCGGCACGGGCACCGGTGCGCTGCTCGGAACCATAGCCGGAAGCACGGTTTCGGGACTCGCGTACGGCGCCGTAATCGGGGGTCTTGCGGGCGGAGCGAAAGGGGTATATGATTCGGAAAAGGGATACGAACAAATATATCGCAACTGCATGAGAGGCAGAGGGTATAACGTTCTGAATTGA
- a CDS encoding superoxide dismutase, with protein MQYFAIGELSDRIKYEENPSLVHEEARYVWGLHKSGFLRSVHHRLDVRGVVLLLEADSLDYVEKMLAGLPLAREGYLSITDIMPVAPYTSYERIFRAEDED; from the coding sequence ATGCAATACTTCGCAATCGGAGAATTGTCGGACAGGATAAAGTACGAGGAGAATCCTTCCCTCGTCCACGAGGAGGCGCGCTATGTCTGGGGGCTTCATAAATCGGGCTTTCTCCGCTCCGTGCATCACCGTCTCGACGTAAGGGGCGTCGTGCTCCTTCTCGAAGCCGACAGCCTCGATTATGTTGAAAAAATGCTCGCCGGGCTTCCGCTCGCGAGAGAGGGATATCTGTCCATAACTGACATAATGCCGGTCGCGCCATACACGTCCTACGAGAGGATATTCAGGGCTGAAGACGAAGATTAA